The Pyxicephalus adspersus chromosome 1, UCB_Pads_2.0, whole genome shotgun sequence sequence TCGGCTCTTGTCCTGTACAAACCTTCTCTATTCAATGCCAAGTACACAGCATTTCTCAAAAGCTTGGAGAAACACAATGCATAATATGCAGGGGAGACACCCCAAGAGGAGAAGTTAAATACAGCACCAGCAGAACATTCATGAATTAtatccaaaaacaaatgtttaggcACACAAAGTATTGCTAGGAAGATTACTAACATAGATATATAAATTTATGAAAGCAGCATGTAGTTTAGGGGCGTATGCACCAAGAAAGACAGATAAAGCTTTATAATAGCCAGTTTTCTATTCTAGTCCACTATTTTGCACACAGGTAAAGGCAGTTTGTTTTTATAAGGCAGTATGGTGACCTGTTTTTAACAACTACCCTCAGGGGTTCTACATTCTGTATTTTGATGTTGAGCTTTAACTTACAATAAAATCTGATTTCAAGGTTTTCAATAAATAAGACGATTACATATGCAAACCGTCACATAGCAGTGACCTCTTTGCTTTATACCATGTAGATGGATATTTGCTTCTGATTTCAGTGTAATTACATTAAGAGCATGCCTGAATCAATTACAGTGATGTACTGTATGAGTATTGAGCTATTTGATTATAATAAATGTGCTTTAAGACTTTTAACACTGAACCATAAGGTGCATAGTCTAACCTataaaacacacaatagaagATACAAAATGATTACAAGTCCCTCAGTTATACAGCCCCATTGTTCACACTTTTGAGTGCTTCGCTGATTTTATAATACATGATTCTGTCATTCAGCCAGTTTGGAAGGAAAAGCAGAACAGAGACACTTATGGCACTTAACTCCAGCAGATGTAAGCTGACAAAGCTGCATTGAGACAGCTTGCTTTGGCCTCATTAAAATACAGTCCATGATAATGTCTTTTTTCCACTTGTGTGATTTTATAGTTTAAATTGTTGATTCAGTAGTTATTGTATGGATAATATAGCAAGTCTTTGCAGTGCTTACAATGGATTtagcaataatttttttatctttatctttcagaacagaaaatatatatatatttttacaaattcgCAGGAAGCTGAAATGGCACTAACGTTTGTTTGCACACCACAGGTTTAGCTGCAGCATTACAGCGAGAAGTGCTTATTGTTACCGACTTGTAAAAAATACTAAGcattaaaccacattttttttaagactagATGTGACTTATGTGTGCTTTAACTTATGATACACAGTACCAGTCTTACGTGTCTAGCATGTTTCATATCTTAAATTAAATTTACACCAAAATCCAGCTTTGTGCATTGGAATTCTCTTCAGAAGTTCAGTACCAATGGTGTTTCCATGCCGGCTGCAGGAAACTAGCTTGCCACCAGGTGGCGCTCCTGTTGAAGTTCTCAAATTTAACATTAGAGTGGTCCAAGGAAAAAGTTCTGATTCAGTAAAATGAAAAACCAACACCAACTGTTGCATAAATACCAAGATTATACACAGGTAAGGCGAATCTTGTAATTCCAGTAGTTTAGAGTCTCGCAGAGCATCACAAAGGTGTCCCTGAGACGTCAGAACTTGTATTTTCAACAGGTCTAGgctgaaaaaaaaggatatttttattattgtatctgAAGCTTACTTAGCcctggaaaagaaagaaattgcAGTCATAGTAGAAAAATGCCTACTGTCAACCTCCTGAACAGACCATTTTATGCTTTATCATAAATGTctccccaacatttttttttttaaaaagtaactgtcaatttaaaattgatattttgcATTATAGATGTAgtataatgtttttaataatttttttctgcatcattttCAGTGTCTGGAGCTGAGGTTTCCCTGCCATAGTCTTCAGTTATATCTCTGTCCACTTTGAGTTACTACAGCTGCAACAAAGCTATTTCCAATCCAGTcatatttctaattatttataagaaatgaggattaaaaaaaaaagttgtgtgagACCCACCCAAACATTTGGGGGATGTTTTGCAAACCAAGGGCCTCTAGCACAGATAACTTTACACTGGAGCATATGAGGGATTTCATGTCATAACTAACTAAACTACATGAAATAAGAAGTGATACAACAGTATGCTTTGCATGATGTTCTATACCCATTACCAAGCTTTTTGTGGTCTACACTTTTTGCTTGTCTACACTTGTACAGAAAATGAATACTAAttaaatgcagaaagaaaaaaagggggggatgATAATCTGCAATATGAGGAACTGGAAAAGTATGTGCTAAAAGCTTAGAGACACAAACTAAGATTACTTTTTCAAGATAATAATTGGGCCAAAGCAGATAGCTATGTCCTATACGGATATAAACTCCACTTCAAAATCTTAATGACGACCCTTTGCTTGAGTTCCTTGAATTACCATGTGCTCTTGTGGAGGGCAGCAGATGTAAATTTACTGCACTCCATCTTTTTCTCAAGAACCAGGATAGCTAATCTCATGGTCAGCTCAACATgaagaaaaatgcttttttacagcttatttttaaacaaatgttactTCTTCACAGAAAGATCCAGGTCTTATATTCAGTTATCCTCCTTTATTGGGAAGTAATGTGTTGAAGGGGACAgcttcacctttttctttttttttccacgtgcattatttttttctgaagcacatacatttttcaaatttatcaCAACTGCCTGCTTCATTAAAAGATATATGAActagaaaaattaatttattttatgggaGTGAAATATTAACCTATATATCTGCCTAGTCAATCTATGTAAATGTCCCCCAAGTGTATTACCAATAAACTTCAacttgttttcatttaaatataaatatgtctttAGGTCCATAGTCACAATGACAGGGAAAGTAACACAACATGACACTGCATAGAAACATAAAATGCCCTAATCACAAATGGGTTATTTGTAACTGTTAAAAGCTATAATGGCTGGCTGTGAGTGATCTACAACTGATCCAATCTACAAATGTTATATCTAGATTGTTCATTTGGAATATGAGGAAAAGCTAGTTACCTTGTTCCATTGGGCTTTTGTGCTGTTGCTCGTGGTTTTCCAGTGTTCCACTTACACTAGTCCCAGACAAAGGTTGAGCCGATACTGCATCATCTAGTGTAACTATATTGCCATTTGCACCCCCTGTAGCATTTAAAGGGCTTGTAGGAGTGCGGGGTATTCCTATTGATGGCTTCCTTGCTACTGGTGGAGGAATTTTGCTAGGTTTACGCTGTATTGGAGGTTTCCCATCTGGGCTGCGTGGTCCTCCTTGAGATTTAAGTTCTGCCACCAAGTCCTTTTTTAGTGACGATTCAGCTTCTTGTGAAACAGGAGGCTCAAACACAAATTTCTTGGATCCTCTGGCAAATACAAAACTTGCTGCAGAGGCTGGTGATCTGTGTGCAGAAGGGGAATCTGGTGGTTTCTGTAAACTGGGAGATGGCTGTGTGGATATCGGGCTTTCTCCTTGGGATGAATCAGAACCTTGAGAGGATCTAATAGACAGTGACTTGCGCACAGGTTTTTGGGGAGCTGGAACTCCAGAAGGAAGCTGAAATggaatctgtgggcccctggcttGCACAGATCGCAAACGAACCATCTGCAACAAGGAAGGAGTTACTATAGGCAAGCTTGCATCTTCTTTTGGTTGAGCTGTGATGCCTTGATTATGTGTTGGCAGCTTTCTGGAGCTCGGAGAACTTACTGGCTTCCACACATTTGACAGAGGAAGAGGAGACCCTATTGCAGATGATTGGGCTGAGCTAGTGGTAACAGCAGGTGATGCAGAAGTGTCAACAGAAGACTGTGATACAGTGCTTGTGGATTTATCAGTGGAAACTTTAGGTTCCTCTATGCACACTGATTGATCCCCCGATGTGTTTTGTTGTACACTGACTTCAAGTTGTTCCTTATGTTCATCATTTTCAGCTGATACTGTGGCAGCACAATGTGGTTTATATACTATTGATGGTAACAAACTTTCCCCTGAATTACCTGTTTGTGAGGGCCTTACTTCTGGTTCTGATGTAAGTGCTAATGCAGGCTGCTGATTATCTTTTTCAGAGTCAAGCACAAATGTAATTGGTGTCCCTAGATGAACAGAATTTACAGCTGTATCTGGAGGCTTTGTATTTGTTGAAGGCACAGAATCATGCTGAGTTTTAACTATGTCTGAAGATGTCTCATTCTTGGAGTTCAAGAGAGGCTTTTCTGCTTCAGTCATCTCCTTGTTATCATTGCTGCGTACAGTCAGACTTGTGACACTATTGCTTACTTGTTCTAAGGATGGTGGTGGGGGCAAAAAATCCTCCTCAGGAGGAGGGAAATCTGCCATAGACAAGTCCTGCTCATCAGGCATCTCTGGAGGAGGTGGAGGCCATAAGGATTCTTTTTGTGTTGCCTCTTCCAAAGTGAGTAGTGGAATCTCAGCATCTGACTCTGATTTTCGCACAGGTGGGGGTGTGGGGTGATGAGATGGGGGTGGAGAAGGGGCAGGAGTTGCAACTGGAGCTACCAGAAAGTCAATGGGTGGTGGGCAAATAGGTGCAGGTACATTTGGATGTGGGGGAATATATTGCTCCTTTTGTTCTCCCATAGATGGGTCAGCTATTGGGggactaacaaatagcaaagagGAGTTTTCAGCCAGCGTTGAGCTTGTATTAACGCCTGATGCTGACTTGAGGCTGGACCTTTCTGGCTTGGGTGGGGTTCTTCTACGAGTACCTGGTGACTCGACCAGTGAACGGACAGGCAATGTTGGCGTCCCACTCTGGCTAGAATAACCACTGGATGGAGACAATGTTCTGTCTGACCGAGTAGGTGAGCTTAGGTTTGGTAGAAACACCTCATTTTCTACTGTTGCCTTGTCTGCTCGTGGAACCCAAGGATCTCGGTTGTTACTAGTCTTGGTTGACGTCTTTTTCTCTGGCCTGGGGGGAAGTCCCATTTCCCTTTGCTGCTGTAATGAATAGGTGCGTTTAGGAGGTGGAGGAGCCTTTTTGCTTTTTCGCAAGGAAACACTACGAAT is a genomic window containing:
- the NHSL3 gene encoding NHS-like protein 3; amino-acid sequence: MSAQTALPPDHDPLPPVPDSGALEPKKKKHKGGTLRRALSWLRGRKKKKPEAKQQESKENAKTDGQSQPIPAQDEESSDNAFFPSRRTALLEDIHSQAQEGLKSLQRREKHNKHSFQEESKTPEPSNEDGEDAFRTRSLSCSTENTDDAMSVRSEMIQRKGSTFRPHDSPSWPSNKAGRRRKQKRATVVGVPQHIAAELGLHTPSLKRGIHELFFKGESQPREKEATDPTVNGVQRDGEEYVVIPTVDGVSAAAPHNGAHISLAALEQTESALQRHIEKVYQDDSCIGWKTSQKISPLLIRPKSVAVPGMTTHSPQSDPVSPVMYISPQGTYMSKIIPNAVLPPLVDVVALGRSSVRTLSRCSLASASPASIRGSLHRGRGMSTSSETWSRSQSTETIVSDSSTISSRGGENTLEGSEKQHESRLSTGRASPAPSTGTQDGSDAASLCSGRSSIRSVSLRKSKKAPPPPKRTYSLQQQREMGLPPRPEKKTSTKTSNNRDPWVPRADKATVENEVFLPNLSSPTRSDRTLSPSSGYSSQSGTPTLPVRSLVESPGTRRRTPPKPERSSLKSASGVNTSSTLAENSSLLFVSPPIADPSMGEQKEQYIPPHPNVPAPICPPPIDFLVAPVATPAPSPPPSHHPTPPPVRKSESDAEIPLLTLEEATQKESLWPPPPPEMPDEQDLSMADFPPPEEDFLPPPPSLEQVSNSVTSLTVRSNDNKEMTEAEKPLLNSKNETSSDIVKTQHDSVPSTNTKPPDTAVNSVHLGTPITFVLDSEKDNQQPALALTSEPEVRPSQTGNSGESLLPSIVYKPHCAATVSAENDEHKEQLEVSVQQNTSGDQSVCIEEPKVSTDKSTSTVSQSSVDTSASPAVTTSSAQSSAIGSPLPLSNVWKPVSSPSSRKLPTHNQGITAQPKEDASLPIVTPSLLQMVRLRSVQARGPQIPFQLPSGVPAPQKPVRKSLSIRSSQGSDSSQGESPISTQPSPSLQKPPDSPSAHRSPASAASFVFARGSKKFVFEPPVSQEAESSLKKDLVAELKSQGGPRSPDGKPPIQRKPSKIPPPVARKPSIGIPRTPTSPLNATGGANGNIVTLDDAVSAQPLSGTSVSGTLENHEQQHKSPMEQA